The Chamaesiphon minutus PCC 6605 DNA window TTTTAGCGATTGCGGCTTCAGTCCCCAACCCATTTTGGAGGACGAGAATGACCGAATCAGATTTGACTAAATTTGGTAAGATATCGGGCAAGAGCCGATTGTGAGTAGTCTTGAGACAGATAACGATGACATCGCAAGCAGGCATTCGACAAGCCCTGTCATAAGCATTGACAGATGGTAAAGTGAAGTCACCATCGATCGATTCAATTACCAGTCCCGACTGTTTGACATGCTGGTAATCGCTGTTGAGCAAAAAATGTACGTCCAAACCAGCCCGTTGGAGTTTGGCTCCATAAAAGCCTCCCAGCGCACCCGTTCCGACAATTGCGTAAGTTTTCATACTCGTGGATTGGGGATTGAAGATTGGGATCGGGGATTGGGGATTGTCTATTTTTTTAGGTGGCAAGTGAGTCGCGTGCTAACTTGTCGATCCTATCTCGAACTATGATGGAGAGCAAAGCTGGTTGTAAAAAATTCGACCGTTACTCTCGATCGAAATAACTAGAACAAAGCGGCATAAGTTTAGATTACTAACTCTCCACTGTCTTATCTTGACGCACACAACCTCCCGGTCGTTGGCGGAGCCTTCCCGAAGGGATCTGCGTCGCTGTCTCGCATAATCCGGGAGGTTTCCTCCCGGCTGCTCCCCGCTCCCCGCAACATAGTATTAATTTACGCCAAAGACTTAGTTATGGCTGACGCAAGACAAGACAACATTAACTTAGCCACGGAAACTCATCTAGCTCATCATGCACCGAAATTGAAACGGATGCGCCAGCTCAGTCAATTACTCGATGGTGCGATCGCCATTCCCGGTACCAAGAGACGCATCGGTATCGATCCGATTTTAGGCTTAATTCCTGGCGGTGGCGATACAGTCAGTGCGGCGTTATCCGGTTATATTATTATCGAAGCCGCACGGATAGGTTTACCTCGCGAAGCATTGATGAGAATGGTCGGAAATATCGCGATCGATACTCTAGTTGGTACAGTACCAGTATTGGGCGATGTTTTTGATGTATTGTCTAAAGCCAACATTCGCAACATGCAAATTGTAGAAAGTCACATCCAAGCACCCCCAACCAATAGTGCCAAAACCGATAAATTATTTATCGTATTATTAATAGTCCTCCTCATTTCGTTCGCTCTAGCCATGGGCATCGCCACTGTTGCCTTCTGGAGTTTTGTGGCTAATTGGATTAGGGGATAGGCTTTAGGCTTTAGGTTTTAGGTTTTAGGCTTTAGGCTTTAGGCTTTAGGCTTTAGGCTTTAGGCTTTAGGCAATGGAGAGAAGGGCTACCCACTCCCCCTATCCCCTATCCCCCCAGCAAGGCTTGCGGTAAAATTGAATGGAAAGTTCTCTGTAAGGCAGTGTAGGCGATCGATATGGTAGAAGAATCCGCAGAAAATGTAGCTCCCGCAGCCGCAGGGAAAAAAGCTAAACCAGCCGCAGAGGAAGCACCTGCAACTGACTCCGCTGCGCCAAGCGAAGCCGGGAAACCGCCCAGTGGCGAAAAAAAGGTGCCTCCCAAGAAGGAAAAACCACCCGCAGTTGAAGCCAAACCCTTTACTGAATTTATTCAGCAAGATTACATTCCCGCCCTCACCCAAGCCCTGGCAGATAAAGGGGTCGCCGATCTCCAGATTGCGCTAGAGCGGGCGAAAATCGCCATTAAGGGCTATGAAACCGAGCCAGAGTGTTCTCAAGTTATCGGTCGGTGGAGTGACGGCAACCGCCAATTTAACGTCTATTTATTCGAGGATAATATTCAGAGCGCGCGGGCATTTTCCTGTGCCGATGGCAAGCATCAAGCCAGCACGCTCGAAGCCTTCTTAATCGACGAGCGCAAAGTTACCCTCGATCTGATGGTTTCTGGCGTCGTATTGCGGCTCAACAGTCAAAAGTGGTTGACCAGAAATTAGCCAGATATCGCGATCGCGCATTCGCTGGGTCTAAACAAAGATGAAGCACCCTTCCAGCTCGATCGCCGCTCCTGTTAAAATTGAATGAGTACGTGGTGTTTTTTATCGATAAATAAATTGCACCCGTTTTGACTTTTCTGCGTGTCAGCCTCATCGCGACAGAGCGAAAGCGACCGCAATCTGGATCGGCTATTAATTATGACGGAAACTAGTACCCAGTCACTGCGCTCTCGCCAACACCACTTAATCGATCGACTTGCCAATGCGATCGAAACCGTCTGGGCACAATACCTAGATCTGTCCCCCTATCATCTACCCTCAGAATTGGGATATGTTGAAGGGAAATTGGAAGGGGAAAAACTAGTCATCGAAAATAAGTGCTACCAAACCCCCCAATTTCGGAAACTGCATCTGGAACTGGCGCAGGTAGGCAAGAATTTAGATATTCTCCACTGCGTGATGTTTCCGCATCCTGAATACGCTCTGCCGATGTTTGGCACCGATATCGTTGCGGGACGGGGACAAATTAGTGCGGCAATTGCCGATTTATCACCACTCAATAGCCAACGGATCTTG harbors:
- a CDS encoding DUF4112 domain-containing protein — translated: MADARQDNINLATETHLAHHAPKLKRMRQLSQLLDGAIAIPGTKRRIGIDPILGLIPGGGDTVSAALSGYIIIEAARIGLPREALMRMVGNIAIDTLVGTVPVLGDVFDVLSKANIRNMQIVESHIQAPPTNSAKTDKLFIVLLIVLLISFALAMGIATVAFWSFVANWIRG
- a CDS encoding DUF2996 domain-containing protein — translated: MVEESAENVAPAAAGKKAKPAAEEAPATDSAAPSEAGKPPSGEKKVPPKKEKPPAVEAKPFTEFIQQDYIPALTQALADKGVADLQIALERAKIAIKGYETEPECSQVIGRWSDGNRQFNVYLFEDNIQSARAFSCADGKHQASTLEAFLIDERKVTLDLMVSGVVLRLNSQKWLTRN
- a CDS encoding phycocyanobilin:ferredoxin oxidoreductase; the protein is MTETSTQSLRSRQHHLIDRLANAIETVWAQYLDLSPYHLPSELGYVEGKLEGEKLVIENKCYQTPQFRKLHLELAQVGKNLDILHCVMFPHPEYALPMFGTDIVAGRGQISAAIADLSPLNSQRILSDNYRLPLLLLPQHNFSQPRELPDWADIFSEFCFFVRPANPEEEQWFLDRVIAMLTIHCQQAAMATPVSNTERAEIVTAQNYYCTKQQQNDKTRRVLEKAFGTEWAENYMTTVLFDS